The Kwoniella dendrophila CBS 6074 chromosome 1, complete sequence genome contains a region encoding:
- a CDS encoding dihydroxyacetone kinase: MAPQHKHLLNNPATLVVDSLKGLVNNNPNIKFDEGQRVIYKPSTKSRVSLLSGGGSGHEPAHAGFVGDGLLDAAICGNIFASPNVAQVRKGVELVTGEKGSLIIVMNYTGDALHFGLAAEQYKASGKPGDVRVLLVQDDVAVSREQGTIVGRRGLAGTILVYKIASALSDKGGDLDSVENLAKYVTTRLGTIGIGLDHCHVPGTKSGESHLNENQLELGMGIHNESGTHKLEVPKISELINEMLSKITNTNDPERSYVPFKGDGSDEVVLMVNNLGAISELEIGGITGEAIKWLQSKNIKTRRVLAGTYMTSLNMPGFSLTLLLLPSKSDSSSPYSSEQVLEYLDAPASAPGWAWTSGKEPGVIGEKVDDDVVAQHKVNEVALAPTDSKQFIEAIKRSCKALIAAEPELTEQDRIAGDGDAGLTLEAGAKAILKVIESGKLKGENVIEDIQLIAEVVEDDMGGTSGALYSIFFSGLGKSLRDLANQGNKQTTPEVWSKASKEALDVLYKYTRARPPSRTLVDPLEAFITSLPSKGLNGAAEDAQKAADKTKELVAKAGRGAYVNQEDLKKREVPDPGAWGIWRIVDGLRGFEA; encoded by the exons ATGGCTCCTCAAC ACAAACATTTGCTCAACAACCCAGCTACACTCGTTGTAGACTCACTTAAAGGTTTAGTCAACAACAATCCtaatatcaaatttgatgaaggtcAACGAG TAATTTACAaaccatcaacaaaatcTAGagtatcattattatcaggtggtggatcaggACATGAACCTGCACATGCAGGATTTGTTGGtgatggtttattagatgcAGCAATTTGTGGTAATATTTTCGCTTCACCAAATGTTGCACAAGTTAGAAAAGGTGTTGAATTAGTTACAGGCGAAAAAGGTTCTTTAATAATCGTAATGAATTATACAGGTGATGCTTTACATTTTGGTTTAGCTGCTGAACAATATAAAGCTTCAGGTAAACCTGGTGATGTAAGAGTTTTATTAGTTCAAGATGATGTTGCTGTTTCAAGAGAACAAGGTACAATTGTTGGtagaag AGGTTTAGCAGGTACGATTTTAGTATATAAGATAgcatcagcattatcagaTAAAGGAGGGGACTTGGATTCAGTAgaaaatttagctaaatatgTTACAACAAGATTAGGTACAATTGGTATTGGATTAGATCATTGTCATGTACCAGGAACAAAATCTGGTGAATCAcatttaaatgaaaatcaacTAGAATTAGGTATGGGTATTCATAATGAATCTGGTACTCACAAACTTGAAGTACCAAAAATCTCTGAATTAATTAATGAAATGTTATCAAAGATtacaaatacaaatgatCCAGAAAGATCTTACGTTCCTTTCAAAGGTGATGGTTCAGATGAAGTAgttttgatggtaaacaaTTTAGGCGCTATAAGTGAATTAGAAATTGGTGGTATCacaggtgaag CTATCAAATGGTTACAATCTAAAAATATCAAAACCCGAAGAGTTTTAGCTGGAACATATATGACTTCACTCAATATGCCAGGTTTCtctttaactttattattacttccatcaaaatcagattcatcttctccttatTCATCTGAACAAGTTTTAGAATACCTTGATGCTCCTGCTAGTGCACCTGGATGGGCATGGACATCAGGCAAAGAACCTGGAGTTATTGGTGAAAaagtcgatgatgatgttgtagcTCAACATAAAGTTAATGAAGTTGCTTTAGCTCCAACAGATTCAAAACAATTTATTGAAGCGATTAAAAGATCATGTAAAGCTTTAATTGCTGCTGAACCAGAATTAACTGAACAAGATAGAATAgcaggtgatggtgatgcaGGTTTAACTTTAGAAGCTGGTGCAAAAGCAATTTTAAAAGTTattgaatcaggtaaattaaaaggtgaaaatgtaattgaagatattcaaTTAATTGCAGAAgtcgttgaagatgatatgggtGGTACTTCAGGTGCATTATattctattttcttttcaggtttaggtaaatctttaaGAGATTTAGCAAATCAAGGTAATAAACAAACTACTCCTGAAGTTTGGTCAAAAGCttcaaaagaagctttagatgttTTATACaaat ACACCCGAGCAAGACCACCTTCAAGAACTTTAGTTGATCCATTAGAAGCATTCATaacttcattaccttcaaaaggATTAAATGgagcagctgaagatgcaCAAAAAGCAGCTGATAAAACAAAAGAGTTAGTAGCAAAAGCAGGTAGAGGTGCTTATGTtaatcaagaagatttaaagaaaagagaagttCCTGATCCTGGAGCTTGGGGTATTTGGAGAATTGTCGATGGTTTAAGAGGATTCGAGGCTTAA
- a CDS encoding dihydropteroate synthase, translating into MPSDSVNLQSLSIHLRQGLGPSAFNLDPPPPCPILLNISMILKDESIVNTAEGDSMSGLGVNYSSVSKDIYGLASCPGRKWNSSWELMEELSKFPLGIESDVKKVKIECILPKSLLHADSTIYKAIYSKSIKTDTNTKQEQGQSMLLQMENQQCEISNIKTECIIGLHPHERTEKQRLEIDVEVNDVNWDRWNHKEFADEVYDYVTASSYGTIESLIHALGAHLFQLPILSHSDEHAEQPSISITIRKPSAIPYAIPSITIHRTKVDYSTSTSTSSSTNDQGITGKTRVFIAVGSNIGDRIGHINKAIRELQENGCELANTSRLYESEPMYVEDQDRFINGAIELYTFLEPLELLRLLKRTEKSVGRTKTFTNGPRVIDLDLVFYGDELVKIGERGDEPDEDGVGWLECPHRSLGEREFVLRPLADIAPNFVHPSIRQTINQLLSKLPQTIPPPLQPIIPFSAPSKPLRLSTPSIPHVMAIFNATPDSFSDGDPARTDSAYAIKSIEELFEDDDYPDILDIGGMSTRPNSEPCSEEEEINRVIPLLKAIRQSTNLRLREIPISIDTYRSAVAKLAIEAGANCINDVRGGSEPGMLEVMSESNVPVILMHSRGDSKTMNSKELTDYSKYQGGVVKGVRIELEETIEKALKAGIKKWNIILDPGLGFAKSYNDNLLLLKNLPLLFEERQSKLKGYPMLVGGSRKGFIGKTINKENPKERSFGDSALNSWCTQIGLIDILRVHNHKETRDTIKMSVAIRDA; encoded by the exons ATGCCATCTGATAGTGTTAATTTGCAATCACTCTCAATCCATTTACGTCAAGGTCTAGGTCCATCAGCATTTAACTTggatccaccaccaccatgTCCAATTTTATTGAatatatcaatgatattgaaagatgaatcaATTGTTAATACAGCAGAAGGAGATTCAATGtctggattaggtgtaaatTATTCATCAGTttcaaaagatatatatggaTTAGCATCTTGTCCTGGAAGAAAATGGAATTCATCATGGGAATTAATGgaagaattatctaaattccCTTTAGGAATAGAATCAGATgttaaaaaagttaaaatcGAATGTATATTACCTAAATCCCTTTTACATGCTGATTCGACCATCTATAAAGCAATTTATTCAAAATCTATAAAAACAGATACAAATACAAAGCAAGAGCAAGGACAATCAATGTTATTGCAGATGGAAAATCAGCAATGTGAGATAAGTAATATAAAAACTGAGTGTATAATTGGTTTACATCCTCATGAAAGAACGGAAAAACAAAGGTTAGAAATTGATGTAGAGGTCAATGATGTGAATTGGGACAGATGGAATCATAAGGAATTTGCTGATGAGGTCTATGAT TACGTTACCGCATCCTCATACGGTACAATCGAATCACTCATACACGCTCTTGGCGCGCATCTGTTCCAATTACCTATCTTATCACATTCCGATGAGCATGCCGAACaaccatcaatatcaataacgaTACGTAAACCATCTGCTATTCCATACGCTATACCCAGTATAACGATTCATCGGACCAAAGTAGActattcaacttcaacctcaacatccTCGTCAACGAACGATCAAGGTATAACAGGGAAAACAAGGGTATTTATAGCTGTGGGATCAAACATCGGCGATAGGATTGGACACATAAATAAAGCAATCAGAGAATTACAAGAGAATGGATGCGAATTAGCAAATACGAGTAGATTATACGAAAGTGAACCGATGTATgttgaagatcaagatagatTCATAAATGGTGCTATTGAA CTCTATACATTTTTGGAGCCCCTTGAGCTCTTGCGATTATTGAAACGTACTGAAAAATCCGTTGGACGTACCAAGACTTTTACGAACGGTCCTAGAGTTATTGATCTGGATTTGGTATTTTACGGTGATGAACTAGTAAAAATTGGTGAAAGGGGCGAcgaacctgatgaagatggtgtcGGATGGTTAGAATGTCCGCACAGAAGTTTAGGCGAACGGGAGTTTGTGTTGAGACCTTTGGCAGA CATCGCTCCAAATTTCGTTCATCCTTCTATTCgtcaaacaatcaatcaattacTTTCAAAGTTACCTCAAACCATACCGCCTCCTCTACAGCCCATCATACCGTTCTCCGCTCCCTCAAAACCCTTACGGCTTTCTACGCCATCAATACCGCATGTGATGGCGATTTTCAATGCTACGCCAGACTCATTTTCGGACGGCGATCCAGCACGTACAGATTCAGCTTATGCGATAAAATCGATAGAAGAATtgtttgaagatgatgattatccTGATATACTAGATATAGGTGGAATGTCAACTCGACCAAATTCAGAACCTtgttcagaagaagaagagataaatcGTGTAATACCATTGTTAAAAGCAATTAGACAATCGACTAATTTAAGATTAAGAGAAATACCAATATCGATTGATACATATCGATCTGCCGTAGCTAAATTAGCTATCGAAGCAGGAGCAAATTGTATCAATGATGTTAGAGGTGGAAGTGAACCTGGTATGTTAGAAGTAATGTCAGAATCAAATGTACCTGTAATTTTAATGCATTCAAGAGGAGATTCAAAAACGATGAATTCAAAAGAATTGACagattattcaaaatatcaagGTGGTGTAGTAAAAGGTGTaagaattgaattagaagaaactattgaaaaagctttaaaAGCTGGAATCAAAAAATGGAATATCATTTTAGATCCTGGATTAGGTTTTGCTAAAtcatataatgataatttgcTTTTATTGAAGAATCTACCTTTATTATTTGAAGAACgacaatcaaaattaaaaggATATCCTATGTTAGTAGGTGGAAGTAGGAAAGGATTTATAGGCAAAACaataaataaagaaaatccaAAGGAAAGATCTTTTGGTGATTCTGCTTTAAATTCTTGGTGTACTCAAATTGGATTGATCGATATTTTAAGAGTACATAATCATAAAGAAACTAGGGATACTATCAAGATGTCGGTAGCTATTAGAGATGCCTAA